Proteins found in one Cyanobacteria bacterium FACHB-DQ100 genomic segment:
- a CDS encoding ABC transporter permease subunit, which produces MQKTFRKFRAKQLVPWAVPIVLIVLWQGLAQAGILSTRVLPAPTAVVQAGIQLASTGELFRNLWVSTTRAFTGLVIGGSIGFGLGLLTGSLPVAEKLLDTTVQMLRNIPHLAMIPLVILWFGIGEEAKLFLVSIGVFFPIYLNTFHGVRTVDRGLIEMGKVYGLSSTGLFWQVILPGAIPSILVGLRYALGFMWLTLIVAETIASDSGIGYMAMNAREFMRTDVVVFSILMYSLLGKVADTIAKFLETKLLQWHPSYQIA; this is translated from the coding sequence ATGCAGAAAACATTTCGTAAGTTTAGAGCCAAGCAGCTTGTTCCGTGGGCAGTGCCGATCGTGCTGATTGTTCTGTGGCAGGGATTAGCGCAGGCTGGAATTTTATCCACTCGTGTTCTCCCGGCTCCCACTGCGGTGGTTCAGGCTGGAATTCAGTTAGCCAGTACGGGTGAATTGTTCCGAAATCTGTGGGTGAGTACCACTCGCGCATTTACAGGTTTAGTGATCGGCGGATCGATCGGCTTTGGATTAGGCTTGCTGACGGGTTCGCTTCCTGTAGCTGAAAAGCTCCTTGATACCACAGTGCAAATGTTGCGAAACATTCCGCATCTAGCCATGATTCCTCTTGTGATTCTATGGTTCGGCATTGGCGAGGAAGCAAAGCTCTTTCTAGTTTCAATTGGCGTATTTTTTCCCATCTATCTCAATACTTTTCACGGAGTTCGGACAGTCGATCGAGGGTTGATTGAAATGGGAAAAGTATACGGCTTAAGTTCTACAGGGTTGTTTTGGCAGGTCATTTTACCTGGAGCAATTCCCTCGATTCTTGTCGGCTTGAGATATGCACTCGGTTTTATGTGGCTCACTCTAATTGTTGCTGAAACAATTGCATCTGATTCTGGAATCGGATATATGGCGATGAATGCTAGAGAATTCATGAGAACAGATGTCGTGGTATTCAGCATTTTGATGTATTCGTTGCTTGGAAAAGTTGCAGATACAATCGCGAAATTCTTAGAAACAAAGCTGCTACAGTGGCACCCCAGTTATCAAATTGCTTAA
- the ssuD gene encoding FMNH2-dependent alkanesulfonate monooxygenase, translated as MQVLWFIPTHGDGRYLGTSIGGRATDYDYLKQIAQAVDHLGFFGALLPTGRSCEDAWIVASTLMPLTQRMRFLVAVRPGLVSPGVAARMAATFDRLSNGRLLINVVTGGDPVELAGDGLHLSHDDRYRLTDEFLAIWREIAQGNEVTQKGDHLNVQGGKLLFPTVQKPYPPLWFGGSSPIAKEIAAKHVDTYLTWGEPPEQVAEKIQSVRRLAEQQGRSLKFGIRLHVIVRETEGEAWDAANQLIRYVDEDAISTAQKAYARMDSEGQQRMTQLHNGSREALEISPNLWAGVGLVRGGAGTALVGDADTITARMLEYSNIGVDTFILSGYPHLEEAYRVAELLFPKLPLSHFTPTEQKVMFSPFGEIVANEKFPKQQQSITTVD; from the coding sequence ATGCAAGTTCTTTGGTTTATTCCAACTCACGGAGATGGTCGTTACCTTGGAACCTCGATCGGGGGACGAGCGACGGACTATGATTATTTGAAACAAATTGCTCAAGCAGTCGATCATTTAGGCTTTTTCGGAGCATTGCTGCCAACAGGTCGTTCTTGCGAAGATGCCTGGATTGTTGCTTCTACACTGATGCCGTTGACGCAACGAATGCGGTTTCTGGTTGCAGTACGTCCGGGATTAGTTTCTCCTGGAGTTGCTGCTCGGATGGCGGCAACCTTCGATCGACTATCGAATGGACGCTTGTTGATCAATGTGGTAACAGGTGGTGATCCAGTTGAATTAGCGGGTGATGGACTGCATTTGAGCCACGACGATCGCTATCGCTTAACCGATGAATTTTTAGCGATTTGGCGCGAAATTGCTCAAGGAAACGAAGTCACTCAGAAAGGTGACCATCTCAACGTTCAGGGTGGAAAACTGCTGTTTCCGACCGTTCAGAAACCTTATCCTCCGCTTTGGTTTGGGGGTTCTTCACCGATTGCTAAAGAGATTGCTGCAAAGCACGTCGATACCTATTTAACTTGGGGTGAACCACCAGAACAGGTTGCTGAAAAGATTCAATCGGTGCGGCGATTGGCGGAACAACAAGGACGATCGCTAAAATTCGGCATTCGCCTGCACGTTATTGTGCGCGAGACAGAAGGTGAAGCTTGGGATGCTGCGAATCAATTGATCCGGTATGTTGATGAGGACGCGATCTCGACTGCACAGAAAGCTTATGCCCGAATGGATTCTGAAGGACAGCAACGCATGACTCAGTTGCACAACGGGAGTCGTGAAGCATTGGAAATTAGTCCGAATCTGTGGGCGGGTGTTGGTTTGGTACGAGGAGGAGCGGGAACGGCGTTAGTCGGAGATGCAGATACGATCACGGCGCGAATGCTGGAGTATTCCAACATCGGAGTTGATACCTTCATTCTGTCAGGCTATCCACACTTGGAAGAAGCCTATCGCGTCGCAGAATTGCTATTTCCTAAGTTGCCTTTAAGTCACTTCACTCCAACCGAGCAGAAAGTGATGTTCAGCCCGTTTGGAGAGATTGTTGCGAATGAGAAATTTCCAAAGCAACAACAATCAATCACTACCGTAGACTGA
- a CDS encoding ATP-binding cassette domain-containing protein: MTSPSLGAALQLRQLSQTYGQQRVLRDLNLEVAAGQFVAIVGRSGCGKSTLLRLIAGLERSTSGTILINGEPLRSLNSNARVMFQDARLLPWKRVLNNVGLGVRHRWKDKAIWALQQVGLEERSQDFPLVLSGGQKQRVALARALVSNPRLLLLDEPLSALDALTRREMQHLIEQLWQEQQFTALLVTHDVDEAVALADRVILLEAGEIAIDLPISLPRPRDRSSPAFIHLVEQVLARVMQSEKASKPRNSADLSIFEVPVRR; encoded by the coding sequence ATGACATCACCCAGTTTAGGAGCAGCCTTACAACTCCGGCAGTTAAGCCAAACCTACGGTCAGCAGCGCGTTTTGCGTGACCTAAATTTAGAGGTTGCAGCAGGTCAGTTCGTTGCGATCGTCGGTCGGAGTGGATGCGGCAAAAGCACGTTATTACGCTTGATTGCAGGATTAGAGCGATCGACAAGCGGCACAATTTTGATAAACGGAGAACCTTTGCGCTCTCTCAATTCCAATGCCCGTGTCATGTTTCAAGATGCGCGATTGTTGCCCTGGAAGCGAGTGCTGAACAATGTGGGATTAGGGGTTCGGCATCGCTGGAAAGATAAAGCAATTTGGGCATTGCAGCAAGTTGGATTAGAAGAGCGATCGCAGGACTTTCCACTAGTTCTTTCTGGAGGACAAAAGCAGCGTGTTGCTTTAGCAAGAGCGTTAGTGAGCAATCCGCGTCTACTGCTTCTCGATGAACCGCTCAGTGCTTTAGATGCTCTGACTCGGCGTGAGATGCAGCACTTGATCGAACAGCTTTGGCAGGAGCAGCAATTTACTGCTCTACTGGTGACACACGATGTCGATGAAGCAGTCGCACTTGCCGATCGCGTGATTTTGCTCGAAGCAGGTGAGATTGCGATCGACCTTCCGATTTCTCTGCCACGCCCTCGCGATCGCAGTAGTCCAGCCTTTATCCATCTCGTTGAGCAGGTTCTAGCACGAGTCATGCAATCAGAGAAGGCTTCTAAGCCTCGGAATTCGGCTGATTTATCAATTTTTGAAGTTCCAGTACGCAGATAG
- a CDS encoding sulfonate ABC transporter substrate-binding protein produces MLCTLGFGINVVLSACSASSSSNAIAPTSATNTSTTQNVEGKVLRVGYQKFGTLNILKAKGNLEQRLKGQGVLVQWTQFPAGPQLLEALNAGSIDFGHTGEAPPVFAQAAGAPLVYIANQTPNPKGEAILVRKDSSIQSVKDLKGKKVAFNKGSNVHFFLVQALKEAGVKYEEIQPVFLPPADARAAFEQGTVDAWVIWDPFFTAAKRATEARVIRDGEGLVANREFYLAAKPFTEKNPEQVKAIVEEIEKADAWAKANVKEAAAQLSPQLGIEAPVLEEVLERRPSGVQAIKPDVVSYQQQIADTFLQLGLLPKSVKVQEVAKVQQ; encoded by the coding sequence GTGTTATGCACGCTTGGCTTTGGGATCAATGTTGTCCTAAGCGCTTGTTCTGCCAGCAGTTCGTCTAATGCAATTGCGCCAACTTCCGCAACCAATACGTCTACCACGCAGAATGTTGAAGGCAAAGTCCTTCGGGTGGGGTATCAAAAATTCGGTACGCTCAACATTTTGAAGGCGAAAGGCAACCTTGAACAACGATTAAAAGGACAAGGTGTTTTAGTGCAATGGACACAATTCCCAGCCGGGCCTCAGCTACTTGAGGCGCTCAATGCAGGCAGTATTGATTTTGGACATACCGGGGAAGCTCCGCCAGTCTTTGCTCAAGCCGCAGGCGCACCTCTTGTTTATATTGCGAATCAAACCCCAAACCCAAAGGGAGAGGCGATTTTGGTGCGAAAAGATTCTTCGATTCAGTCCGTGAAAGATCTCAAGGGGAAGAAAGTTGCATTCAATAAAGGCTCCAATGTTCACTTTTTTCTGGTGCAAGCGTTGAAAGAGGCAGGTGTAAAGTACGAAGAGATTCAGCCTGTATTTTTGCCGCCTGCGGATGCAAGAGCAGCCTTTGAACAAGGAACGGTCGACGCTTGGGTCATTTGGGACCCGTTTTTTACTGCGGCAAAGCGAGCAACTGAAGCGCGAGTGATCCGAGATGGAGAGGGCTTAGTTGCAAATCGGGAATTTTATTTAGCTGCAAAACCATTCACAGAGAAAAATCCAGAGCAAGTAAAAGCGATCGTGGAAGAAATTGAGAAAGCAGATGCTTGGGCAAAGGCGAATGTGAAAGAAGCTGCCGCACAACTATCACCACAGCTTGGAATTGAAGCACCTGTATTAGAAGAGGTGTTAGAGCGTCGTCCTTCGGGCGTTCAAGCGATTAAGCCCGATGTTGTGAGCTATCAGCAGCAAATTGCAGATACCTTTCTTCAGTTGGGCTTACTGCCCAAATCCGTGAAGGTTCAAGAAGTCGCGAAAGTTCAGCAATAG